The segment ATCTTTgcagaaaaattatttgtatagagTTGTATTACCCTATGNNNNNNNNNNNNNNNNNNNNNNNNNNNNNNNNNNNNNNNNNNNNNNNNNNNNNNNNNNNNNNNNNNNNNNNNNNNNNNNNNNNNNNNNNNNNNNNNNNNNCGGAATGTAGACATTATAGAGCTCTAGGTCGGTTTCCCCCGATCTGACTGCAATACCTTGGACTTCAAGGTATTGGTCCCTAGCGTTGAGATCAAGGGAAAGAGCTCTGTACTGCACTGTGTTATGAATTATAAATGCAATGCCCCCACCGTTGCTTCTGGTGCGATCTTTTCGGAGAACGTTGTAACCGTTACAACTGTGCAGACTGGAATTACTCGTCAGTTTTGTCTCCTGGACCGCAGCGACCACGATGTTGTTTAGCTGCATAAATCTGGTTATCTGGGGTAATTTACTCTGGAGGCCATTGCAGTTAAACTGCAATATGGATATCACCCCAGGTCTCTGGACCGCAATCGATGGAGTCAGCGGCGagggttgttgttgctgctgaagaTGTTGTCTTTGCTGCGGTTGTTGTGATTGCGGTGGGGTGGGTGGCGGTGTGGCGTAAGATGACGACGATGACGATGCTGCCAATGAATTTCGTCGCTGTTGTTGGCAGTATGGGGCGACAAAAGTCTCCGACCACTCCCGATGATGATTTAGACCAGAGCAGTTTCTGAGGTGACACCAGCCCAAACAAGTGTTGCACCTTAATTGGGTGGACATATGGTGCAACCGGTTTTGGTAAACTGTACAGAACCATGGTCCGGGATTTAGTTCGATTCCGGCACGGACCAATAGGATACGGAGCAGCAATGCCGGAAGATGTTGCTTCGTTGGTAAAAATGTGTAGTTGTTGCTGAGGTTGACAGCCTTTGGCCGAAAAATTTCGGGTCATTCCGGTACGTAGAACCGGCTGTCAGGGAATGACGCCGCCCCGTGGTACACCCTGTTTAACTCTACAGGTTTTGGAACATTTGTCTCTAAACTCAACGAACGACTGACGGTCACTCAGATAATTTACAATCCATCTCTTCAAGTTGTTGGGAATGGTGGATTGCAGGATGCCCTGGAATAGTGTGGTATGACTGACTGTAACCGCAAAAACCACACATACAAAGTATAAAATATAGCTTTTCTTAAGCTTCTCACTGCAAACGTGATAAGGTAGAAATGTATAGTTCTTTTGACGAATAAATATATGCGCAATAAGCAGATCATTcttaaaaaacatgtttttatctCTCTCAATAGAACCTGTTTGGATTCCATTttgttatatagaaaatcaaaaattctCAGACACAGGCTTGTCATTAACGAAATGGACTTTTAATAGAACAGCACATTAtggtagaagtattttaaaaaacaaaaaccggAACAACTTTCTTTGAGATCTCCCAATACCATCCTCTTTTAACGAATCTAATTACATATAGGTTTATATTAGCGAGCCCTGGTCTGATAAACTACGTAACGTGGAGAGCAGTAGTTTGTCTAGCCTCAGACCACTTACCCATAATCGTTTCTCTGGATCGACCCAATGACTTTATCGTCTCTGAACGCCGTCTATACATAAACCAAAAGAAAGCAGACTGGCCCGGCTTCAGAGAATTCACTGATCGCATCTTCAATGATCTTCCAGCTCCTAGCAACGTACACCAAGCAGAGAGCAAGTTCCGCGAAACCATCATCGCAGCAGTAGCCCGCTTTATTCCTGCTGGTCGACTATCCTTAGTGCGACCGCACTTCCCAGCAGAGGCAGCGAGACTAGCAGATGAGCGCGATGACCTCCGAAATATCAACCCCGACGACCCACGTATTGTCCAGCTGAATCATGATATCAGCAGGTTGGTAAATGAGGACAAGCGGAATAAATGGTTAGATCATTTGAAGAACTGCAACTTGAGCTCAGGTGTAAGTTGTGGTCTACGGTTCGGTCTCTCTCCAACCCGACCCTGAACGGTGCTCGCGTGCATTTTGCCGACTTTTTATTGAGCACCCAGAGAGAGATAAGGCGAAACGAAGTGTTGTTCGTAAACTTCACAACCTTCCAGTCTCGAACATTCCACAACCTTTCACCCCGTCTGAAGTGGCAGTGGCCATCAACGCAGCCAAACCATCTAAGGCGATTGGCCCCGACGGCATATCCATGCTGATGCTGAATAAATTATCTGAGTGACCGTCAGTCGTTCGTTGAGTTTAGAGACAAATGTTCCAAAACTCGTAGAGTTAAACAGGGAGTACCACAGGGCGGTGTCTTATCCCccctattgtttaatttataccTCTCTAAACTCCCCACACCTCCACAAGGTGTGATATACACTCATTTATATAAGGGGATtcccaaaattataaaattcgaatttaatgaATGTTTTTCAATGTTGTCTAAATGCTTAGAAAACATATACTGTGAAAAAATTGTTCATGTTATAGAGCTTTCTGTGTTTGTTCACGTTACAGAGTAGTCAATGTAAAAAACATCTTGTTCACGTTAGGCGGTGTTCAAGTTATACGGTGTTCACGTTACCGCGAGTGCACTGTAGTACAATATTTGCATCCTGGCAGTAAATTTTACGTACATTTCCTACTTATTTTTGGCGAAAATCTATACTTTCAGATGCAAATAACAATTTCCTCAAATTGGTTTAAATAACCATTTTCCAACTTCCCATGCCGATTGCAGGTTACTGACGGATCAACCCgttaaaaatacaagtttttaaaatttttaatctattttcCTAAGTACCATTTAAGTTCTTCAACGTTTGATTTCTTCTCACTCCCTctcaagtttttttaaataccacCTAGTTTCAAACTAAGACCTATATTTACAATCGGCCAATTCCTCCAGCAAACAAACAGGTctattattggtcatagctcataTATAAGGTCCacatccgaaaatcacttaaatgcatatatttcattgattactTAAGCtatattgataaaatttgttttcgggatcggtccattattggtcatagcgcCCATATAAGATTCACTTCCGAAATCACTTAACCGCATATacttcattgaattataaagttatcagGATACAAATCGACTTTCATATGTTCTGTGTACATTTAAATTACTAAACCAAATTTTTTCCGCATCTgttcattattggtcatagctgcaTATAAGGCCCACTcttgaaaatcacttaaattaattaataaataattgggGTAAAATTTGACTTCGATTTATTATATATGCACATAAAtcattatacgaaatttttttcaattggtcACAACTCCGATATAaggaatattttcgaaaaatactTACGCAAATTGACAATTAAAGTTTTcaggataaaatttgacataaatgaaTATGTAAATACACAAATCATTCTCCTAATTTTTTGGAATCTGCATGATGGTTCCACAATAAGTCATAGCATTCGTACAAGGTCCACAAtcgaaactcaatataaatttttatggacctaatcaaaattagttccacacatgcataaatgttagtaccctccttacgaaaacaaaacttttgtcgagttatcaaaaaaattagatatttaaatGGGCTTTAGTAAAGAGAAGTTAGCTGGTGGAGGGAATTTAAGatgtacagccgaatataacactctcacttgttttttATACGGATGGAAATACATTTTACTCTACGTACGTAAAGTgggatcgtgtgaagtgccctttataaaataattttgatgacTCGAGAGTTGTttcccaactcagacctgaattacgactgacAAAtttagttcaataaaaatattaacgtcggcgtaaaaatctaaaagaatATGTTAATGTGTCATTAGCCTAATTTTTTAATGCATCGGTAAGATCAAAACTCACTTAATATGAACATAGATAGTTAAATGGGTTAAAAAAAAGGTTGCTGGTGGAgcgtattaataaataaattatatatataaatttatatattttttgactgCGTTTCACTTCTTGATGTTCAATGTCTTAAACTATTACATATGTGAAACAcccatttaaaaatgaaatacaatttaacaGATTTACTTCCGAACACTTCCTAAAATAATTGACAAACCCCAATTTGACGTCTCTGACACGTAATACGATTTCGTATcaaatcaaacaacaacaaccaaactTCGTTTTGTATTTTCTCTTTACACATTCGGTTTTCATACGTTTTTCTGATTTCGCTGCCGTCACATCATAAACGGCGAGACTGTTAACGGGCCgcgaattattttttgtttttgaaaatttactgtTTTTAATTaggaattaaataaacataaaatgaaaaattatatgttaatattgttgttggtgCTGCCCACCATTATTTGCACATTTAATGCACGTAAgttacaaaagaaaatcaaatttttgttaaaagtgaattgtgttagaaaaaaatcaaaaaagtgcAGTGAAAGAGAGTGTGACGTTTCCATAATGTGTTGTCGTCGGCTTTGTTGTTGCCGCAACAAACGACGTATTTTGACGTGGCACAGAAAAACGATGTTATTGAAACTGTAATGGCATACACTGACATTATTTGAAAGTTtctgtatttttatttgatttaagaaattttgaatgaaaattatgTGATTGAAggcaatttttttacaatttaggTCAAGTTCATTGTTAGTTATGAGTTGGCAACAAAATTGTGAACTATTTATAAGCATTCGaatgaaaatttctctttttgccTATTTTAGCCAACAAATTCTCAGCTTTTGCTGAAGATGCCGTTGAGGAAGACATTGTTGAAGCTGATGGTGAAGATGGTGCTGTTACTGGTGAAGATGTTGAAACGGACGAAGACTCTGATGGAACACAATCAACCTCTCCCTATGCCGATACGATTTTGCTGTTCACCAAGCCCACTTATACTCCCGGCCAACAAATGGATCTACCCGGAGGCAAACCCGTTGAATTCTTGATTGGCTTCACCAACAAGGGTCCCAATGACTTTGTTGTTGAAACTGTAGAGGCTTCTTTCCGTTACCCCATGGACTTTAACTACTACATCCAAAACTTCTCTGCTGTTGCCTACAACCGTGAAGTAAAGTCTGGTCTTGAAGCCACCATTTCTTACTCGTTT is part of the Lucilia cuprina isolate Lc7/37 chromosome 3, ASM2204524v1, whole genome shotgun sequence genome and harbors:
- the LOC111690363 gene encoding translocon-associated protein subunit alpha translates to MKNYMLILLLVLPTIICTFNAPNKFSAFAEDAVEEDIVEADGEDGAVTGEDVETDEDSDGTQSTSPYADTILLFTKPTYTPGQQMDLPGGKPVEFLIGFTNKGPNDFVVETVEASFRYPMDFNYYIQNFSAVAYNREVKSGLEATISYSFMPSDQFAGRPFGLNIAMNYRDSNGVQYMESVFNETVLISEVDEGLDGETFFLYVLMAGIVVLLLVVGQQYLLGSSGKRKRTTTKKTIETGTANDNSIDYEWLPQETLRALQKSSPKSKTPKTSPKPSKQSSPKQSQSPKPKKAVKQQ